A genomic segment from uncultured Marinifilum sp. encodes:
- a CDS encoding pyridoxal-phosphate dependent enzyme, with amino-acid sequence MKITKENLQETQQRIKPFVHRTPIMSSQLINEIAGVEIYFKCENFQKMGAFKMRGATNAILQLSATAKEFGVATHSSGNFAQALALAAKLQGIKAYVVMPSNAPEIKKTAVKGYGGEVIECTPTLEARETTLNDIVNKTGAIFLHPYNNYQVIEGQGTAAMELIEEQNNLDAIFAPVGGGGLLAGTAMAAHHFSPQTKVIAGEPLGADDAWQSLQKGEIVPQTNPQTIADGLLTSLGDKTFPIIKEHVKEIIRVEEKEIIDAMRLIWERMKIVVEPSSAVALAALLKDKKNYQGKKVGIILSGGNVQLNKLPF; translated from the coding sequence ATGAAAATTACAAAAGAAAATTTACAGGAAACACAGCAAAGAATAAAACCTTTTGTTCACAGAACTCCAATTATGAGTTCTCAACTGATAAATGAAATTGCAGGTGTCGAAATCTATTTTAAATGTGAGAATTTTCAAAAAATGGGTGCTTTTAAAATGCGTGGTGCCACCAATGCAATACTTCAATTATCGGCAACAGCAAAAGAATTTGGTGTGGCAACCCACTCTTCAGGCAATTTTGCACAAGCATTGGCTCTTGCTGCTAAATTGCAAGGAATTAAGGCTTATGTTGTAATGCCATCTAACGCACCCGAAATAAAAAAAACCGCTGTTAAAGGATATGGAGGAGAAGTAATTGAGTGCACTCCTACTCTCGAAGCCAGAGAAACAACTTTAAACGATATTGTAAACAAAACAGGAGCTATTTTCCTGCACCCTTATAACAATTATCAGGTTATAGAAGGACAAGGAACCGCTGCAATGGAATTAATTGAAGAGCAGAATAATTTAGATGCAATTTTTGCTCCGGTTGGAGGTGGTGGTTTATTAGCTGGTACGGCTATGGCTGCGCATCATTTTTCTCCACAAACAAAAGTAATTGCTGGCGAACCCTTGGGAGCTGATGATGCCTGGCAATCTTTACAAAAAGGTGAAATTGTACCACAAACGAATCCTCAGACCATAGCAGATGGATTACTAACTTCGCTTGGAGATAAAACTTTCCCAATTATTAAGGAACATGTAAAAGAGATTATTCGTGTGGAAGAAAAAGAAATTATTGATGCCATGCGTTTAATTTGGGAGCGAATGAAGATTGTTGTAGAGCCATCGAGTGCCGTCGCTCTTGCCGCCTTACTAAAAGACAAAAAAAATTACCAGGGAAAAAAAGTTGGCATCATTCTTTCGGGTGGAAATGTGCAATTAAATAAATTGCCATTTTAA
- the hemL gene encoding glutamate-1-semialdehyde 2,1-aminomutase has translation MYQYKRSSELFTEANKYIPGGVNSPVRAFNSVGGTPVFIEKAKGSILTDVDGNEYIDFISSWGPMILGHAQEQVIEAIKAKVENSTSFGAPTELEVKIAKLIVDMVPNIDKVRMVNSGTEACMSAIRVARGYTGKNKFIKFEGCYHGHADSFLIKAGSGASTFGMPNSPGVTPGTANDTLTAKYNDIEDVKQVVEDNKGEVAAIIVEAIAGNMGCVRPKKGFLEDLRELCDKEGILLIFDEVMSGFRLAKGGAQEYFGVKADLMTFGKVIGGGMPVGAYAGSSKIMDVVSPAGPVYQAGTLSGNPIAMIAGYTLLNQLNNNPEVYTELADKTEYLHKGLDQVFKASGFDYRINRCGSMISIFFTDVDVVDFETAATGNNEKFPKFFHEMLKRGIYLPPSSFESYFLSNSLTYEMLDKTIQAAKESLEAMK, from the coding sequence ATGTATCAATACAAAAGAAGCTCGGAACTATTTACCGAAGCTAACAAATACATTCCCGGAGGTGTAAACTCTCCGGTGAGAGCATTTAATTCAGTTGGTGGAACTCCTGTTTTTATCGAAAAAGCAAAAGGAAGCATACTTACCGATGTAGATGGAAACGAGTACATCGATTTTATTTCTTCGTGGGGTCCAATGATTTTAGGACATGCTCAGGAACAAGTAATTGAGGCAATAAAGGCTAAAGTAGAAAACTCTACTTCTTTTGGCGCTCCTACCGAATTAGAAGTTAAAATTGCCAAGCTTATTGTTGATATGGTTCCTAATATCGATAAGGTAAGAATGGTAAACTCGGGTACCGAAGCGTGTATGAGCGCCATTCGTGTTGCCAGAGGTTATACCGGAAAAAACAAATTTATTAAATTTGAAGGTTGTTATCACGGTCATGCTGATTCTTTCCTAATAAAAGCAGGAAGTGGTGCCAGTACTTTTGGAATGCCTAATTCACCAGGTGTAACTCCGGGAACTGCTAACGATACTTTAACTGCCAAGTACAACGATATTGAAGATGTAAAACAAGTTGTTGAAGATAACAAAGGTGAAGTTGCGGCTATTATTGTAGAAGCAATTGCAGGTAATATGGGTTGTGTGCGTCCTAAAAAAGGATTTTTAGAAGATTTACGAGAACTATGTGATAAAGAAGGCATTCTTTTAATTTTTGACGAAGTAATGTCTGGTTTCCGTTTAGCTAAAGGTGGTGCTCAGGAATATTTTGGTGTAAAAGCCGATTTAATGACTTTCGGGAAAGTAATTGGAGGTGGCATGCCTGTTGGTGCTTATGCCGGATCAAGTAAAATTATGGATGTAGTATCACCCGCAGGTCCTGTTTATCAGGCAGGAACCTTATCGGGTAATCCTATAGCTATGATTGCTGGTTATACCCTATTAAATCAGTTAAATAATAATCCTGAAGTTTACACTGAGCTTGCCGATAAAACAGAATATCTGCACAAAGGCTTAGATCAGGTTTTTAAAGCTTCGGGCTTTGATTACAGAATAAATCGTTGTGGATCGATGATTAGCATTTTCTTTACGGATGTTGACGTTGTTGATTTTGAAACTGCAGCAACTGGTAACAACGAAAAATTTCCGAAATTCTTCCATGAAATGCTGAAGCGAGGAATCTATTTGCCACCATCATCATTCGAGAGTTATTTCTTATCGAATTCATTAACTTACGAAATGCTGGATAAAACAATTCAGGCTGCTAAAGAGTCTTTAGAGGCTATGAAATAA
- a CDS encoding uroporphyrinogen-III synthase — MTSVKPKKILFTRSLSESHYEFGKDLGLSLSDYPFITIKINELKSCEIENINSKPNSAWIFTSRNAVKSLLPILSQISINEDKKIYAVGLKTAAQLEKSGLHAIVPSSHNARALVKLMAQNKEESYTYFCGNIRKNTIVNFFQDQEIDYQEIECYQTKLVQPDINIDLFDAICFCSPSAVNSFFKKYKLSNPVPCIAIGHSSAVKLLDYTEHVVMSDTANIKSMLEICKEYLNY; from the coding sequence ATGACATCTGTTAAACCCAAAAAAATACTCTTCACACGTTCTCTATCAGAATCTCATTACGAATTCGGTAAAGATTTAGGTTTATCTTTAAGCGATTATCCTTTTATCACAATTAAAATAAATGAACTTAAATCGTGCGAAATTGAGAATATCAATTCTAAACCCAATTCTGCCTGGATATTTACCAGCCGAAATGCGGTTAAGAGCTTACTTCCTATTTTATCCCAAATATCAATAAATGAGGATAAAAAAATATATGCAGTAGGTTTAAAAACCGCTGCCCAACTCGAAAAATCAGGTCTGCATGCCATTGTGCCATCTTCACATAATGCAAGGGCACTGGTCAAATTAATGGCTCAAAACAAAGAAGAATCTTACACCTATTTTTGCGGAAATATTCGTAAAAATACAATTGTTAATTTTTTTCAAGATCAGGAAATCGATTATCAGGAAATCGAGTGTTATCAAACAAAATTGGTTCAACCAGATATTAATATTGATCTCTTCGATGCCATTTGCTTTTGCAGTCCGAGTGCTGTAAATAGTTTTTTTAAAAAATACAAGCTTAGCAATCCTGTTCCATGCATAGCCATTGGGCACTCATCGGCTGTTAAACTTTTAGATTATACCGAGCACGTGGTAATGTCGGATACGGCAAATATTAAATCTATGCTCGAAATTTGCAAAGAATATTTAAATTATTAA